A single region of the Pelobates fuscus isolate aPelFus1 chromosome 4, aPelFus1.pri, whole genome shotgun sequence genome encodes:
- the FAM110B gene encoding protein FAM110B has translation MPTETIQTGSMVKPVSPAVTFTSAVPLRILNKGPDYFRRQSEPNPKRLSAVERLEADKAKYVKSQEVINAKQEPVKPAVLAKPPVCPGAKRSVGSPTIKMFNNNSKTESCVQRENLKLEILKNIINSSEGSSTGSVHKQSSRNWPPSRSDSVDLNRHSFAESLKVYPTQSHGSPQDSNSNISRRLLEKSNDTFLHVSHSSSDIRKVTNVKQIKAIPCSSSAPPLPPKPKMCNLTPLKSPENDNMESGCGVSRRPSLQRSKSDLSDRYFRVDADVERFFNYCGLDPEELENLGMENFARANSDIISLNFRSASMISSDCEQSQDSNSDIRNDDSANDRVPYGISAIERNARIIKWLYSIKQARESQKVSHV, from the coding sequence ATGCCTACAGAAACAATACAGACAGGTAGCATGGTGAAACCGGTAAGCCCTGCAGTCACTTTCACATCTGCTGTCCCTCTAAGAATATTGAACAAAGGGCCGGACTATTTTCGCAGGCAGTCTGAGCCTAACCCCAAGAGACTCAGTGCAGTTGAGAGACTGGAAGCTGACAAAGCAAAATACGTTAAGAGCCAAGAGGTTATCAATGCCAAACAGGAGCCTGTAAAGCCAGCAGTCCTTGCAAAACCTCCTGTGTGCCCTGGAGCTAAAAGATCAGTGGGTAGTCCAACTATTAAAATGTTTAACAATAATTCAAAGACTGAAAGCTGTGTACAAAGAGAGAACTTAAAGCTAGAAATTCTTAAAAATATTATCAATAGTTCAGAAGGTTCTAGCACGGGTTCCGTACATAAGCAAAGTTCCCGAAATTGGCCTCCAAGTAGGTCTGACTCAGTTGACCTTAATCGACATTCATTTGCAGAATCCCTAAAGGTTTACCCAACACAAAGTCATGGTAGCCCTCAAGACAGCAACTCCAACATCAGCAGAAGACTTCTGGAAAAGTCAAATGATACTTTTTTACATGTTTCTCACAGTTCATCAGACATTAGAAAAGTAACCAATGTGAAGCAGATCAAAGCAATTCCATGCAGCAGCTCAGCCCCACCACTGCCTCCAAAACCCAAGATGTGTAACCTCACTCCCCTAAAATCACCAGAAAATGATAACATGGAATCTGGATGTGGCGTTAGTCGCAGGCCTTCCCTCCAACGATCGAAGTCAGATTTAAGTGACCGTTATTTTCGTGTTGATGCAGATGTTGAGCGATTCTTTAATTACTGTGGTTTGGATCCTGAAGAGCTTGAAAACCTTGGGATGGAAAACTTTGCAAGGGCTAACTCTGATATTATTTCTCTAAACTTTCGCAGCGCAAGTATGATCAGCTCAGATTGTGAACAGTCTCAGGACAGCAACAGTGACATTAGAAACGATGACAGTGCCAACGATCGTGTGCCGTATGGCATTTCTGCAATAGAAAGGAATGCCAGAATAATAAAGTGGTTGTATAGTATTAAACAAGCTAGAGAGTCACAGAAGGTTTCACATGTCTGA